Within Lactobacillus amylovorus DSM 20531, the genomic segment TAGAAGTAATCGCCACTTTTTGGCCAACTAAGTAATTCATCAAAGTTGACTTACCGACATTTGGTCGACCAACTAAGGCAACAAAGCCAGACTTAAACTTTTTTTCTTCCATTATTTACCTCTGCCTTCATCTAATTGATCTGGATATAGTGGTAAGCCGTAGTCTTCAAGCACCTTTCCTTGAATGCCAAACATTTCTTTAGCTTCATCAGGCTTGATATGATCATAGCCATTCAAGTGCAAGAAGCCGTGAACTACAGTATAACCAAATTCTCGGTCAAACCCAGTGCCATATTCCTTGCTATGACGTTTGATGACACTTGGACACATAAACAAATCCCCGATATCTTCTTGAAAATCAGGATCATCCCCAAAGGCAGCTAAGTCAATTGAATCCTCACCATCTTCAATTGCAAAAGAAATGACATCTGTTGGACGATCTTTATCACGATACTTCAAGTTAATTTCGTGACTACGATCTTCGTCAACAAAGTTAATACTCATTTCTAAGTTATTATCTTTGCCAATTTCTTTCTTAGCTAAAAGCAAAAGCTTCATAATCCAGTCTTGCCAGTCGCGTTTTTTATCATCTAAAAAACCAACTTCATCATTATAGGTAATATCAATTGGATCCATTTTTAGTGTTTAGCGTCCTCTTTTTCATAAGCAGTAATAATTTTGGCAACTATAGGGTGACGAACAACATCCTGTGCAGAAAAGTTGATGAATTTGATTTGGTCGATGTTCTTCAAAATTCGTCTAGCATCGATTAAACCGCTATGCTGTCGTCCCGGCAAATCGACTTGAGTCATATCTCCGTTTACGACCATCTTGGAGTTAAAACCAAGACGTGTCAAAAACATCTTCATTTGTGCATCAGTAGTGTTTTGGGCTTCATCAAGAATTACAAACGCGTCATCAAGCGTACGTCCACGCATATAAGCAAGTGGAGCCACTTCAATTACGCCACGTTCCATTAAGCGGTCAGTAGTATTAGTACCAAGAATAGCGTACAAAGAATCGTAAATTGGTCTCAAATATGGATCAACTTTTTCCTTCAAGTCGCCAGGCAAAAATCCAAGTGATTCACCAGCTTCAACGGCTGGTCTAGTCAAAATTATTCTGGAAACTTCGCCCTTTTTGAATGCAGCAATTGCACAAACAACTGCCAAGAAAGTCTTACCAGTCCCAGCTGGCCCTATTCCAAAGACAACATCGGATTTATCAATGGCCTCGACATAACGCTTTTGACCCATATTTTTCACCCTGACCGGTCTACCTTTAGCATCCCGAATCAAGACTTTCTTATACAGATCCGCAAAGTACTCTGTGGTACCCTTGTCGGCCATCTTCATCGCACTAACCGTATCGGGCGCGCCAACGTTAACGCCGGTATTCACGACACTGTCAAGTGCCTTTAAAACAGCGACGGCTTTCTTTACGTTTGCCTCATCATCCCCTGCAATAACAATGTCATTGCCAGTATCGGTAACGGACAAATCATAGCCTTCAGAAAGAAGCTTCAGATTTCCATCATTAACTCCAACTAATTTTTGAATATTCTCTGCTTTTTGAGGTGTAAAAGTTGTTTGAGCCAAAAAGACCCGCTCCTTCTTGTTACTACTAAACTTAGTTTAGTTGATCACGAACTGCTTGAGACGCAGCCTTACCATCGGCACGTCCCTTGATCTTTGGCATTAAGGCTTTCATAACCTTACCAAAATCAGACTTGCCTTTGGCACCAACTTCATCAATCGTTTCCTTAACAGCAGATTCCAACTCGTCCTTGCTCATTTGTTTAGGCAAGTACTTTTCAACTACTGCTAATTCTTTCTTAGTTTCTTCCACTAAATCATCACGTTTAGCTTTAGCAAACTCTTCGATTGATTCTTCTCTTTGTTTCTTTTCGCGATTAAGAACAGTTAATTCTTCATCTGCATTCAAATCATGTCCCAACTTGATCTTTTCATTCATCAAAGCAGATTTGATCATGCGGACAGTATCAAGAGTTGTCTTATCGTGATTTTTCATGGCTGTTTTCATATCAGTCATGATCTTATCTGACAAACTCAATTTATAATTCCTTCTTTCTATTAAAACCCAATAATATTATAGCAAACTATAAACATAACTATTAAGTTTTCAACGTAATATATTGAAGTTTTTTCTATAAAAAGCAAATATTTTGTTTTATTTCAATAATTTACGTGCGGAAAAAATAAAAACTCAAGGAAAAATCCCCAATGTCATTAAGTTAAAACATTGACGAAGATGGGACCTTAAGAACCGAATCATTTTGATTCGGTTCTTTTTCTACGTAAAATAAAAAGTGAGCAGAGTCTAATTTACTCTTCTGCTCACTTTCGTCATATTATCCGGTCTTTCATAGAAAGCTGTGACTCTTATGAAATCCCTTCACTCAAATATTCTAAAACTGATGGATAATATTATCAATAAAATCGCCACTAATATTCATGCTTTCTCTGTTTCAGATCAGGCCTTTACCCGTTGTCGTAAGCTCAATGTCGTTGATTTGATTAGGCTGATTCTAAACATGGGAGCCGGCAGTTTGAACTCGGAAATTTTTCATGCTTTTCCTAACATAAATTCCAGAATGACCGCTTCGGCTTTCGAACAACAAAAGGCTAAATTAAAACCCGAATGTTTTAAAGAAATCATGGCTGAGCTTAGTCAGGCAAACAATGCACCACAATTACTAGATGACAAATACTTAGTTGTAGCGATTGATGGTTCCGATTTTGATCAGCCTTTTAATCCAAAATCAAAGAATATTTTTCAAGGCAAAGATGGTAGAAAATATTGTCAGATCCATGTAAATGCTCTTTATGATGTTTTGAATAAATTATATTTGGATATGGTCATTCAGCCCAGACAAAAAATGGATGAGCGTGAAGCGGCACTAACAATGTTAAAGAATCTAGATAAACAAGAAAAAGATTTTTTAGTTTTAATGGATCGTGGCTATAGTAGTTTTAATTTGATTGAAACCTGTAATCGGCTAAAGCATTGTCACTATGTTATTCGAACAAAAGCTGGGAATGGCGCTATTAAAGAAATTACCACATTGTCAGGCCATGAATATGATAGTGAGCTTTCCTGTAAAGTAACTGCATCGCATCGCTACTATATAACTCACAAAGATACGGAAAAGTTTCTTCACCTGGTATTCCATAAAAAACATCATTACAAGGCTGTACGCTCAAAAAATACCAAAGATTCACGCTGGGACCATGAAGATATATGCAATGTTAAATTTCGAATTTGTAAGTTTAGAATTAATCCACCAGGTTCAGACGATGAGTGGGAAGTTCTGATCACCAATTTAGACCGGGACAAATACCCACTAGCTAGAATGAAAGAGATCTATCATCTTCGCTGGGGAATAGAAACTTCTTTTAGGGAGCTTAAATATGACTTAAGCGGCGTCCAGTTTCATTCTAAAAAAGATCAATTTGTTTATATGGAGATATACGCCCATTTTGCAATGTATGATGCAGTGAGCTTATCAGTAGCCGCCAGCTCAAAGCCATATGTTAAAAGCAAATATCAATATCAAATAGATTTTAAAATGGCCTGCTGTATTTGGCGACGATACTTTATGATAAGCGATAATTCAGATATAAGCTTTGCACAATTAGTGCTTGATATGGCATCTTATATAACTCCAATTCGACCGGGAAGAAAAGATAAACGTAATTTAAAAGCAAAATTAGTTATCAGTTTTCCTTATCGTTTGGTAGCTTAGATTAATTAAAAAGTGGCTATCCTAGGATGGCTTATTTGTGCTATCAAAAAAAGACATTTACCGAGAAAAGTAATTCGATAAATGTCTCAAAAAATATTGTCAGATTTGTCAATGTCTTAACTTAATGACATTGGAAAAATCCCTGAGTTTCTTCTTATATTCTTCTATTGGATAAAACTAATTTGCGCCGTAGCTTACTCATATCAACATCCAACATTTCTACACATGTCCAGACTAACAAAAACAGAATGATAGCAATTATCAAATAAGCTACTGCTTTCGCCAAAGCTGGATTGCAAAGATTAAATGCCACAAAGGTTCCTGGCAAATTGTATAAATTCAAAAAGATCAATATTAATGAGGAGCTCCAGCCCAATATAGAAATAAAGTAGTTATTAGCAAATTCACCCATTAATTTCTTATTATCGGTCAAAATCAATAATGGAATTATTGTAAACGGTACGGCAAAGGCTAAAAATACCTGTGAGTTTTCCATCAACATATTTAAGACAAAATGCTGTTTGGCAACTGAATCATTTGCAGTTAGTCCTACACAAATGATTACTGGAATCACCGAAAATAAGCGAGTGATCAATCGTCTGGCCACATCGGCATTTTCAAATGAATAAAGCCTTCCATCACTAACTGACCTGTCAAAGTTCCAGTAATTGTTGAGTTTTGACCTGAAGCAAGAAGTGCAATTGCAAATAATGTTGATAAAGCTCCGGTCTTTGCAACATTTATTAATATTGGATTGCTCAACGTAGCCGTATTATTAAGTGCATCATATAAACCAAAGAACGAACTGTCTCGAACAGCCCCACTCTTAAAAACCGCGGCTCCCATTATTAGCAAAAGTGAGTTAATAATAAACGCAATTGTTAACTGAATATTGGAATCAGCCTCAGTATACTTGACCGCTTGACGAATTTCTTCTGGATTATGAGCGTCAATTTTTCTAACCTGACAAATACCTGAATGAAGATAAAAATTATGAGGCATAACCGTTGCACCAATAATTCCTAAGCTTCCTGATAATGGCGAAATACCACCAATAATTGGCGTTTTTGCCAGCATTTTCGATGAAGGTAAAAGACCAACACCAATATTAATCCAATTTGGTCTAGATAGAATTACTTCATATGCAAAAATAAAAAGAATAACAAAAATTAAGCATGATACTAATATTTCAATTTTTCTAAAGCCAATTTTACTTAAAAATAAAAGAAACAGTACGTCCAAAATTGTAATAAGAGTAGCTACAATTAGCGGTATTTTGAATAATAGATTCAAAGCAATTGCAGCCCCAATAACCTCAGCAACA encodes:
- the ybeY gene encoding rRNA maturation RNase YbeY, with translation MDPIDITYNDEVGFLDDKKRDWQDWIMKLLLLAKKEIGKDNNLEMSINFVDEDRSHEINLKYRDKDRPTDVISFAIEDGEDSIDLAAFGDDPDFQEDIGDLFMCPSVIKRHSKEYGTGFDREFGYTVVHGFLHLNGYDHIKPDEAKEMFGIQGKVLEDYGLPLYPDQLDEGRGK
- a CDS encoding PhoH family protein — translated: MAQTTFTPQKAENIQKLVGVNDGNLKLLSEGYDLSVTDTGNDIVIAGDDEANVKKAVAVLKALDSVVNTGVNVGAPDTVSAMKMADKGTTEYFADLYKKVLIRDAKGRPVRVKNMGQKRYVEAIDKSDVVFGIGPAGTGKTFLAVVCAIAAFKKGEVSRIILTRPAVEAGESLGFLPGDLKEKVDPYLRPIYDSLYAILGTNTTDRLMERGVIEVAPLAYMRGRTLDDAFVILDEAQNTTDAQMKMFLTRLGFNSKMVVNGDMTQVDLPGRQHSGLIDARRILKNIDQIKFINFSAQDVVRHPIVAKIITAYEKEDAKH
- a CDS encoding GatB/YqeY domain-containing protein, with the translated sequence MSLSDKIMTDMKTAMKNHDKTTLDTVRMIKSALMNEKIKLGHDLNADEELTVLNREKKQREESIEEFAKAKRDDLVEETKKELAVVEKYLPKQMSKDELESAVKETIDEVGAKGKSDFGKVMKALMPKIKGRADGKAASQAVRDQLN
- a CDS encoding IS4 family transposase, giving the protein MKSLHSNILKLMDNIINKIATNIHAFSVSDQAFTRCRKLNVVDLIRLILNMGAGSLNSEIFHAFPNINSRMTASAFEQQKAKLKPECFKEIMAELSQANNAPQLLDDKYLVVAIDGSDFDQPFNPKSKNIFQGKDGRKYCQIHVNALYDVLNKLYLDMVIQPRQKMDEREAALTMLKNLDKQEKDFLVLMDRGYSSFNLIETCNRLKHCHYVIRTKAGNGAIKEITTLSGHEYDSELSCKVTASHRYYITHKDTEKFLHLVFHKKHHYKAVRSKNTKDSRWDHEDICNVKFRICKFRINPPGSDDEWEVLITNLDRDKYPLARMKEIYHLRWGIETSFRELKYDLSGVQFHSKKDQFVYMEIYAHFAMYDAVSLSVAASSKPYVKSKYQYQIDFKMACCIWRRYFMISDNSDISFAQLVLDMASYITPIRPGRKDKRNLKAKLVISFPYRLVA